Proteins encoded together in one Microcaecilia unicolor chromosome 3, aMicUni1.1, whole genome shotgun sequence window:
- the POU3F2 gene encoding POU domain, class 3, transcription factor 2, translated as MATTASSHYSLLTSSASIVHSEPGGMQPAAGGYRDAQTLVQGDYSLPPGNGHPLSHAHQWISALSHSDVGPWAASPLSQQQDIKPSVQPGRDEQLHGAGAGGLQQHQPRAPHLLHPNHHSAGAWRSGGGGGGGGGGGGGGGSAHLSGMATSNGPGLLYSQPAFTVNGMIGAGSGQGMHHHGLQQQQQQQQQQQREAHDEQQQQQPMHPQHHPQQHHPEHSDEDTPTSDDLEQFAKQFKQRRIKLGFTQADVGLALGTLYGNVFSQTTICRFEALQLSFKNMCKLKPLLNKWLEEADSSSGSPTSIDKIAAQGRKRKKRTSIEVSVKGALESHFLKCPKPAAQEISSLADSLQLEKEVVRVWFCNRRQKEKRMTPPGGTLPGAEDVYGASRDTPPHLAVQTSVQ; from the coding sequence ATGGCGACCACAGCGTCTAGCCACTACAGCCTGCTCACCTCCAGCGCCTCCATCGTGCACTCGGAGCCCGGCGGCATGCAGCCGGCGGCCGGCGGCTACCGAGATGCGCAAACCCTGGTGCAGGGCGACTACTCGCTGCCGCCGGGCAACGGGCACCCGCTGAGCCACGCGCACCAGTGGATCAGCGCCCTCTCGCACAGCGACGTGGGACCGTGGGCCGCCAGCCCCCTGAGCCAGCAGCAGGACATCAAGCCCTCGGTGCAGCCGGGCCGGGACGAGCAACTGCACGGCGCGGGGGCCGGCGGGCTGCAACAGCACCAGCCCCGGGCGCCGCACCTGCTGCACCCCAACCACCACAGCGCCGGGGCATGGAGGAGCGGAGGGGGCGGCGGCGGTGGAGGTGgcggaggaggaggcggcggctCGGCTCACCTCTCGGGCATGGCAACCTCCAACGGTCCGGGACTGCTCTACTCGCAGCCCGCCTTCACCGTCAACGGCATGATCGGCGCGGGCAGCGGCCAGGGCATGCACCACCAcggcctgcagcagcagcagcaacagcagcagcagcagcaacgggAGGCGCATgacgagcagcagcagcagcagcccatgCACCCGCAGCACCACCCGCAGCAGCACCACCCGGAGCACTCGGACGAGGACACGCCGACCTCGGACGACCTGGAGCAGTTCGCCAAGCAATTCAAGCAGCGGCGCATCAAGCTGGGCTTCACCCAGGCCGAcgtggggctggcgctgggcacCCTGTATGGCAACGTCTTCTCGCAGACCACCATCTGCCGCTTCGAGGCCCTGCAGCTCAGCTTCAAGAACATGTGCAAGCTGAAGCCGCTGCTGAACAAGTGGCTGGAGGAGGCCGACTCGTCGTCGGGCAGCCCCACCAGCATAGACAAGATCGCCGCGCAGGGACGCAAGCGCAAGAAGCGCACCTCCATCGAGGTGAGCGTCAAGGGGGCCCTGGAGAGCCATTTCCTCAAGTGCCCCAAGCCGGCGGCGCAGGAAATCTCCTCGCTGGCGGACAGCCTGCAGCTGGAGAAGGAGGTGGTCAGGGTTTGGTTTTGTAACAGGAGACAGAAAGAGAAGCGGATGACGCCGCCGGGGGGGACCCTGCCGGGTGCCGAGGATGTATACGGGGCTAGCAGAGACACTCCGCCGCACCTTGCGGTGCAGACTTCGGTGCAGTGA